The Vicinamibacteria bacterium genome includes a window with the following:
- a CDS encoding VOC family protein: MSVPERVGAMHHLALRVADPERSLVFYAGLLGLPELRRFQEGGALRSIWLRAGETVVMLERRLGGSGPEAGSGHLLAFAVSDLLAWERRLAAAGVTVEGRTAHTLYLRDPDGHRVGLSVLSFERAP, from the coding sequence ATGAGCGTCCCCGAACGCGTGGGTGCGATGCACCACCTGGCCCTGCGCGTGGCCGATCCCGAACGGTCCCTGGTTTTTTACGCGGGCCTGCTGGGTCTGCCCGAGCTGCGCCGCTTCCAAGAGGGCGGTGCCCTCCGCTCCATCTGGCTCCGCGCGGGAGAGACGGTGGTCATGCTGGAGAGACGCCTGGGGGGGAGCGGCCCGGAAGCGGGTTCCGGTCACCTTCTGGCCTTCGCGGTCTCCGACCTTCTGGCCTGGGAGAGGCGCCTGGCCGCGGCCGGTGTCACGGTGGAGGGGCGCACCGCACACACCCTCTACCTTCGCGATCCCGACGGCCACCGGGTGGGCTTGAGCGTCCTTTCGTTCGAGCGGGCGCCCTAG
- a CDS encoding sulfatase, producing MPEGHARLRLLLVMALATATACGGRGPARLPAARPSVLFVIFDDLSYHIGLYGGDARTPQLERLARRGRRFDRAYCQYPLCSPSRTSFLTGWGPEKTQVWGNLRPPRAWLQGAIPLQEHFHANGYFTARVGKVYHSRFESEFQWDFTEDTYDDAADEQIPSAIGWGPSPRRDADEPDGRAAHRAVRLLEEKKDVPFFIGVGFLKPHDPWVVPEAYIRMYPPPSVRLPPEAPNHGDDAVLEPRRGAPFEIPPEKRREARAAYQAAVTFADAQLGLLLDALDRLRLWDRTVVVVLGDNGVHVGEHGIFGKMTLFEESARVPLLLAAPGLKRPGTPSERLVELLDLYPTLLDLCRLPPVEGLEGTSLLPLLQDPERPWKGAAYTLRKVGATKKGQLAKSVRTERYRYTEWPDGETELYDHQTDPEEFSNLAGDPRHAAELEELRKTLRAGVGAHSPVRPGASP from the coding sequence ATGCCCGAAGGCCACGCGAGGCTCAGGCTGCTGCTGGTGATGGCCCTCGCGACGGCCACGGCGTGCGGCGGCCGCGGCCCCGCCCGCCTCCCCGCCGCGCGGCCGAGCGTGCTCTTCGTCATTTTCGACGATCTCTCCTACCACATCGGCCTTTACGGGGGGGACGCTCGCACGCCCCAGCTGGAGCGCTTGGCCCGGCGCGGACGGCGATTCGACCGCGCCTACTGCCAATACCCGCTCTGCAGTCCCAGCCGTACGTCGTTCCTCACCGGCTGGGGGCCGGAAAAGACGCAGGTCTGGGGCAACCTCCGCCCGCCGAGGGCCTGGCTCCAAGGCGCCATCCCTTTGCAGGAGCACTTCCACGCCAACGGCTACTTCACGGCCCGGGTGGGCAAGGTGTACCACAGCCGCTTCGAGAGCGAGTTCCAATGGGACTTCACGGAGGACACCTACGACGACGCCGCCGACGAGCAGATCCCGAGCGCGATCGGATGGGGGCCCTCCCCCCGCCGAGACGCGGACGAGCCCGATGGGCGAGCGGCACACCGCGCCGTGCGCCTGTTGGAGGAGAAGAAGGACGTGCCCTTCTTCATCGGGGTCGGCTTCCTGAAGCCACACGACCCCTGGGTGGTGCCTGAGGCCTACATCCGCATGTACCCTCCCCCGTCGGTGAGGCTGCCCCCCGAGGCCCCGAACCACGGGGACGACGCGGTCCTGGAGCCCCGGCGCGGAGCTCCTTTCGAGATCCCGCCCGAGAAGCGCCGAGAGGCCCGGGCCGCTTACCAGGCCGCGGTGACTTTTGCGGACGCCCAGCTGGGCCTGCTCCTGGACGCGCTCGATCGGCTGCGCCTCTGGGACCGCACGGTGGTGGTGGTGCTGGGCGACAACGGCGTGCATGTGGGCGAGCACGGGATCTTCGGGAAGATGACTCTCTTCGAGGAATCGGCGCGGGTGCCCTTGCTGCTGGCCGCCCCCGGCTTGAAGCGGCCGGGCACGCCCTCGGAGCGGCTGGTGGAGCTCCTTGACCTCTACCCCACACTACTCGACTTGTGCCGGCTTCCCCCCGTGGAGGGTCTGGAGGGGACGAGCCTCCTGCCCCTCCTTCAGGATCCCGAGCGCCCCTGGAAGGGCGCCGCCTACACGCTCCGGAAAGTGGGAGCCACCAAGAAGGGCCAGCTGGCCAAGAGCGTGCGCACCGAACGCTACCGGTACACAGAGTGGCCGGACGGAGAGACCGAGCTCTACGACCATCAGACCGACCCCGAGGAGTTCAGCAACCTGGCGGGGGATCCCCGCCACGCAGCCGAGCTCGAGGAGCTCCGGAAGACGCTGCGGGCCGGCGTGGGGGCGCACTCCCCGGTACGGCCGGGGGCGTCCCCTTGA
- a CDS encoding serine/threonine-protein kinase, which produces MTSLSDGTLDHLRQVADWPDLSETRYEIVEPIARGGMGTVYLANDRHLRRPVALKVLHAPTAGPEAGERMLREARIIARLEHPGIVPVHDVGTLPDGRIFYAMKRVAGERLDRHLRAGLPLSERLRLFERICEAVAFAHAHGVVHRDLKPENVMVGAFGEVLVLDWGLAKLRSDSGPGLAGPTAAPAGAGVPGQTAHGTVLGTPGYMAPEQARGDVEGIDERTDVYALGAILYFLLVGRTPGRAPAPPSQGPTATWPQGRESWTPPIERPRHADPALPRPLEAICLKALGAAPADRYPSVSGLAADIGRFLARAPVEAYREGWLERAVRVFKTHRTVALLVLAYLVMRTLLLVFARV; this is translated from the coding sequence TTGACCTCCCTCTCCGACGGCACCCTCGACCACCTCCGGCAGGTGGCGGACTGGCCCGACCTCTCGGAAACGCGTTACGAGATCGTGGAGCCCATCGCGCGGGGCGGCATGGGCACCGTCTATCTGGCCAACGATCGGCACCTCCGACGCCCGGTGGCCCTAAAGGTGCTCCACGCTCCGACCGCCGGCCCGGAGGCGGGCGAGCGGATGCTGCGCGAAGCGCGCATCATCGCCCGGCTCGAGCATCCCGGCATCGTCCCCGTGCACGACGTGGGCACCCTGCCCGACGGCCGGATCTTCTACGCCATGAAGCGGGTCGCGGGCGAGCGGCTGGACCGGCACCTCCGCGCCGGCCTGCCCTTGAGCGAGCGGCTGCGGCTCTTCGAAAGGATCTGCGAAGCGGTGGCCTTTGCCCATGCCCACGGCGTCGTCCATCGGGACCTGAAGCCAGAGAACGTCATGGTCGGTGCCTTCGGCGAGGTGCTCGTCCTCGATTGGGGGCTGGCCAAGCTCAGATCCGATTCCGGCCCGGGGCTCGCGGGCCCGACCGCCGCCCCCGCGGGAGCGGGCGTTCCCGGCCAGACCGCGCACGGCACCGTCTTGGGCACGCCGGGTTACATGGCCCCCGAGCAGGCGCGCGGGGACGTCGAGGGTATCGACGAGCGGACGGACGTGTACGCCCTGGGGGCCATCCTTTACTTCCTCCTCGTGGGACGCACGCCCGGACGGGCCCCCGCCCCCCCCTCCCAAGGCCCCACCGCGACCTGGCCACAGGGCCGGGAGTCGTGGACCCCGCCCATCGAGCGCCCGCGGCACGCCGATCCCGCCCTACCGCGGCCGCTTGAGGCCATCTGCTTGAAGGCCCTGGGCGCGGCCCCCGCGGATCGCTACCCGAGCGTGTCCGGACTCGCGGCCGACATCGGCCGCTTCCTGGCCCGCGCTCCAGTCGAGGCCTATCGGGAAGGCTGGCTGGAGCGGGCGGTGCGCGTTTTCAAGACCCATCGGACGGTGGCCCTCCTGGTCCTGGCCTATCTCGTGATGCGGACCCTGCTGCTCGTGTTTGCGCGGGTCTGA
- a CDS encoding sigma-70 family RNA polymerase sigma factor has translation MDRDTDIGGPQGRFPLTRNSVLRAVGDPAPDVRERGFAALVEAYWKPVYKYMRVKWRASNEDAKDLTQEFFARAFEKGFFEGYDPARARFRTYLRVCLDGFLSNQRKAARRIKRGGDTQVLSLDFEGAEGQVLAQQVPDGLDLEAYFYREWVRWLFEHAVDALRERGRAASKAESLLVFERYDLTEAASRPTYADLGHELDLPVTQVTNHLAWARRALREIVLEKLRAVSASDEEFRAEARQLLGIDPR, from the coding sequence TTGGACCGGGACACCGACATCGGCGGACCCCAGGGTCGGTTCCCCTTGACCCGGAACTCCGTCCTCCGGGCGGTGGGCGATCCCGCGCCAGACGTGCGGGAACGTGGCTTTGCCGCCCTCGTCGAGGCCTATTGGAAGCCGGTCTACAAGTACATGCGGGTGAAGTGGCGTGCTTCCAACGAGGACGCCAAGGACCTGACCCAAGAGTTCTTCGCCCGCGCATTCGAGAAGGGCTTCTTCGAGGGGTACGATCCGGCCCGGGCCCGCTTCCGAACCTACCTGCGCGTCTGCCTGGACGGCTTCCTCTCCAACCAGAGGAAGGCAGCCCGACGCATCAAGCGCGGGGGCGACACCCAGGTGCTCTCCTTGGACTTCGAAGGAGCGGAGGGCCAGGTCCTCGCCCAGCAGGTTCCCGACGGCCTGGACCTGGAGGCTTACTTCTACCGGGAGTGGGTGCGGTGGCTGTTCGAGCATGCGGTGGATGCGCTGCGAGAACGCGGCCGAGCCGCGTCCAAAGCCGAGTCCCTCTTGGTCTTCGAGCGCTACGACCTGACCGAGGCGGCCTCTCGCCCGACCTACGCCGATCTCGGCCACGAGCTCGACCTTCCCGTCACCCAAGTCACGAACCACCTGGCCTGGGCCCGCCGCGCCCTCCGCGAGATCGTCCTCGAGAAGTTGCGAGCGGTCAGCGCTAGCGATGAGGAATTCCGGGCGGAGGCGCGCCAGCTCCTGGGGATCGATCCCCGTTGA
- a CDS encoding NAD-dependent epimerase/dehydratase family protein: protein MRVFLTGATGYIGGAAALAFRRAGHEVWGLCRSPEKMAALARREIHPVLGDLGRPQSYAGVAADCSVLVHAAADIQAGMVGPDRAALDAFLAAARTGPQPKTLVYTSGVWVHGNTGAPPADETTPLKPARAVAWRPAHEQLVLQAAGARGLVLRPGCVYGRQGGLTGNWFAGAQQDKVVRVIGDGRNRWAMVHVDDLADGYVRAAESDLAGEVFNVTDRSRSTVGEMAAAVAAAAGITAPLEYVPLEAAARKMGDFAEALTLDQHVDSRKAVRRLGWQPRHGGFLDGVATYFEAWKAHQPT, encoded by the coding sequence GTGAGGGTGTTCCTGACGGGGGCCACGGGTTACATCGGCGGCGCGGCGGCGCTGGCCTTCCGCCGCGCGGGGCACGAGGTCTGGGGTCTCTGCCGCTCCCCGGAGAAGATGGCCGCGCTCGCCCGCCGGGAGATCCATCCCGTGCTCGGCGACCTCGGTCGGCCCCAGAGCTACGCGGGGGTTGCCGCCGACTGCTCCGTGCTGGTCCATGCCGCGGCCGACATCCAGGCCGGCATGGTGGGACCGGACCGAGCCGCGCTGGACGCGTTCCTGGCCGCGGCCCGGACGGGGCCACAGCCCAAGACCCTCGTGTACACGAGCGGCGTCTGGGTCCACGGAAACACCGGCGCCCCCCCGGCCGACGAGACGACGCCCCTCAAGCCGGCGCGGGCGGTGGCCTGGCGTCCCGCCCACGAGCAGCTCGTGCTGCAGGCGGCGGGCGCGCGGGGCCTGGTGCTGCGGCCAGGATGCGTGTATGGCCGGCAAGGGGGCCTGACCGGCAACTGGTTCGCGGGGGCCCAACAGGACAAGGTAGTGCGGGTGATCGGGGACGGCCGAAACCGCTGGGCGATGGTGCACGTCGACGATCTGGCCGACGGCTACGTGCGCGCCGCGGAGAGCGATCTCGCGGGGGAGGTATTCAACGTCACCGACCGCTCGCGCAGCACGGTGGGGGAGATGGCGGCCGCGGTGGCCGCCGCCGCCGGGATCACGGCCCCCCTGGAGTATGTGCCGCTGGAGGCGGCGGCGCGGAAGATGGGGGACTTCGCGGAGGCGCTGACCCTGGACCAACACGTGGACTCCCGCAAAGCCGTGCGCCGGCTGGGCTGGCAGCCGCGGCACGGCGGCTTCCTGGACGGCGTCGCCACGTACTTCGAGGCTTGGAAGGCGCATCAGCCGACCTGA
- a CDS encoding GNAT family N-acetyltransferase produces the protein MGVNVRPASLTDGVAVLALLEDVGYYPEPISFAQTFRKTLGNPHFLVRVAEVDGKIVGVATLSLRYQLGLGGLLACLDEFALAGGAQKGVERALLQATVGKARSLGAVRVVKEANRGTPPPRAAQLAARAAAGLGPPARSVA, from the coding sequence ATGGGCGTGAATGTGAGACCAGCGTCGCTGACCGACGGCGTGGCCGTCCTCGCTCTGCTTGAGGACGTCGGCTACTACCCCGAGCCCATTTCCTTCGCCCAGACCTTCCGCAAGACGCTCGGCAACCCTCATTTCCTCGTTCGCGTGGCCGAGGTGGACGGCAAGATCGTGGGCGTGGCCACCCTGTCCCTCCGCTATCAGCTCGGCCTGGGCGGCCTGCTCGCTTGCCTGGACGAGTTCGCGCTGGCCGGGGGCGCGCAAAAAGGCGTGGAGCGGGCCCTTCTCCAGGCCACGGTGGGCAAGGCCCGCTCGCTGGGCGCGGTCCGGGTCGTGAAAGAGGCGAACCGGGGCACGCCCCCGCCGCGGGCGGCCCAGCTCGCCGCCCGCGCCGCCGCCGGGCTGGGCCCGCCCGCCCGCAGCGTAGCCTGA
- a CDS encoding SGNH/GDSL hydrolase family protein → MPRWGWWGLKVLYVALILLLIAGLGGEVILRGERRMAERDAAEYLSRSLYSHSWERQAAARPLWKHGRVWEEYKPNARLDLTVGGESYSVQINSLGFRTREFTAKKSPGTLRVICLGGSTTVGGRTNDETYPAILERGLRQHHPHLSLEVLNFGISGTTSDYWLERREKLFGFEPDLIVDYGAINDLAWHHLPRYAASHPWRLTQQRSLLLERLLPLPPRDFDPFFQETLVNFRTMGELCREHGVRYLVASFAAPDYQAAPPSFRRYLDVNLDFWTTHLPLHDYREYAALIARYNDLFELFVYEHHMAHVLVHRLLREPLLFTDICHLTPEGISRLAEAFLPAVSRILEEKTPGPPSP, encoded by the coding sequence ATGCCGCGCTGGGGTTGGTGGGGCCTCAAGGTCCTCTACGTCGCCCTCATCCTGCTCCTGATCGCGGGGCTGGGAGGCGAGGTGATCCTCCGCGGGGAGAGACGGATGGCGGAGCGGGACGCCGCGGAGTATCTCTCGCGCAGCCTCTACAGCCACTCCTGGGAGCGACAAGCCGCCGCCCGGCCACTCTGGAAGCACGGGCGGGTCTGGGAGGAGTACAAACCCAACGCCCGCCTCGACCTCACCGTCGGCGGCGAGAGCTACAGCGTCCAGATCAACAGCCTGGGCTTCCGCACGCGCGAGTTCACGGCCAAGAAATCCCCGGGCACCTTGCGCGTGATCTGCCTGGGTGGCTCCACCACGGTGGGAGGCCGGACGAACGACGAGACCTACCCGGCCATCCTCGAGCGCGGGCTAAGGCAACACCACCCCCACCTCTCCCTCGAGGTGCTCAACTTCGGGATCAGCGGAACCACCTCCGACTATTGGCTCGAGCGGCGCGAGAAGCTGTTTGGCTTCGAGCCCGACCTCATCGTCGACTACGGCGCCATCAACGATCTCGCCTGGCACCACCTCCCCCGCTACGCGGCGAGCCACCCTTGGCGGCTCACCCAGCAGCGCAGTCTCCTTTTGGAACGGTTGCTCCCCCTCCCCCCCCGCGATTTCGATCCCTTCTTCCAGGAAACCCTCGTTAACTTCCGCACCATGGGAGAGCTCTGCCGAGAGCACGGGGTGCGCTACCTAGTGGCCTCCTTTGCCGCGCCCGACTACCAGGCGGCCCCCCCGAGCTTCCGGCGCTACCTGGACGTCAACCTGGACTTCTGGACGACCCACCTGCCCCTGCACGACTACCGCGAATACGCGGCCCTCATCGCCCGCTACAACGACTTGTTCGAGCTCTTCGTCTACGAACATCACATGGCGCACGTGCTCGTGCACCGCCTGCTCCGCGAGCCCCTGCTCTTCACCGACATCTGCCACCTGACCCCGGAGGGCATCTCCCGGCTGGCGGAGGCCTTCTTGCCCGCGGTGAGCCGGATCCTGGAGGAAAAGACGCCGGGCCCGCCTTCTCCCTGA
- a CDS encoding alpha/beta fold hydrolase, whose protein sequence is MAQNQTFDFAGPAGRLEAILMWPDEAPLAAAVVCHAHPEFGGIMHYKVVFRIAKALQQEGLAALRFNFRGVGRSEGTHDHGRGEQDDVRAALDESERRFPGLPLVLGGFSFGSEMALRVGVRDARARALFALGFPLSRVGDTSFLEVCPKPRLFVQGEADEFGPADQLRRLVERLPPPRSLIVVPKSDHFFTGHLEALQEAVGSWAGGRPWTASSRPEKESRS, encoded by the coding sequence GTGGCCCAGAACCAGACCTTCGACTTTGCCGGCCCCGCGGGTCGGCTAGAGGCCATCCTCATGTGGCCGGACGAGGCCCCCCTCGCGGCCGCGGTGGTGTGCCATGCCCATCCCGAGTTCGGCGGGATCATGCATTACAAGGTGGTCTTCCGCATCGCCAAGGCGCTCCAGCAGGAGGGCTTGGCCGCCCTGCGCTTCAACTTCCGGGGGGTGGGGCGGAGCGAGGGTACCCACGACCACGGCCGGGGTGAGCAGGACGACGTGCGCGCTGCGCTCGACGAGAGCGAGCGCCGCTTCCCCGGCCTGCCCCTCGTCCTCGGCGGCTTCTCCTTCGGTTCCGAGATGGCCCTGCGGGTGGGGGTAAGGGACGCCCGCGCGCGCGCTCTCTTCGCTCTGGGCTTCCCGCTCTCCCGGGTCGGGGACACTTCGTTCCTCGAGGTCTGCCCCAAGCCCCGGCTCTTCGTCCAGGGGGAGGCCGACGAGTTCGGCCCCGCGGATCAGCTGAGGCGGCTCGTGGAGCGCTTGCCCCCGCCCCGCTCCCTCATCGTGGTTCCGAAGAGCGACCACTTCTTCACCGGGCACCTGGAGGCCCTCCAGGAGGCGGTCGGTTCCTGGGCCGGTGGCCGACCCTGGACCGCGTCCTCTCGCCCGGAGAAAGAGAGCCGGTCATGA
- a CDS encoding hydrolase translates to MNVLRPDRAVLVLVDLQERLLPAIVGRERIVRNSVLLLRLARILDLPVVLTTQYRKGLGEIVPEVREGAGGLEPLDKVSFGCFQSEPFLSRLSALSGRDQLLLGGVESHICVAQTVLGALDKGYEVHLASDAVGSRTDENSRVGLSRMERAGALLSSAEMAIYELLGRSDGEAFKKMLPYLKA, encoded by the coding sequence ATGAACGTTCTGCGCCCCGACCGCGCCGTGCTCGTGCTCGTGGACCTACAAGAGCGGCTCCTGCCCGCCATCGTGGGCCGGGAGCGGATCGTGAGAAACAGCGTTCTCCTCCTCCGGCTGGCGCGGATCCTCGATCTGCCTGTGGTCCTCACCACCCAGTACCGGAAGGGGCTGGGCGAAATCGTGCCCGAGGTACGGGAAGGGGCGGGGGGCCTGGAGCCGCTCGATAAGGTTTCCTTTGGGTGCTTCCAGAGCGAGCCGTTCCTCTCCCGCCTCTCCGCGCTCTCTGGCCGCGACCAGCTCCTTCTGGGGGGAGTGGAGAGCCACATCTGCGTGGCCCAGACGGTGCTGGGCGCGCTCGATAAGGGCTATGAAGTCCACCTGGCGAGCGACGCCGTGGGCTCGCGCACGGACGAGAACTCCCGCGTGGGCCTTTCGCGGATGGAGCGCGCGGGGGCCCTTCTCTCCAGCGCGGAGATGGCGATCTACGAGCTGCTGGGCCGCAGCGACGGCGAGGCCTTCAAGAAGATGCTCCCCTACCTCAAGGCATGA
- a CDS encoding cyclic nucleotide-binding domain-containing protein: MALSFGQTRGDDVVALIAKKNYSKAIEVLRAQLQGQHADPRLRLQLADVLVLAGKGRDAVVHLTALADEFAREGFAAKAISVLKKIQKIDPGQRDVDVKIAALIQEKQRNATVLPPAGFEIGMEEIGFEPPPRESAVAVPEEPLSAPSVGEPRMAPEAEEPPAPSPEPEDVPEIALEPEALEAEPILAEPASLDLVPLEAPAPSAPSSVVDNDLLFADGVEEVEPLTEPEPASPDPMSDSHFAEEVLSLIDSVFPSGEGAAAGPAGEAPATGSQIVVSPLFKDFSVDEMVAVIQGLKLLTFKRGDVILREGEPGESLYMLTSGMVRAFRKDAAGLQVKLGDLNEGVFFGEVSILTGKPRSATIAALTRCELLELDRPTLDSITATHPHVWDVLQEFADRRTPRG, encoded by the coding sequence ATGGCGCTGAGTTTCGGCCAGACGAGGGGGGACGACGTCGTCGCTCTGATCGCCAAGAAGAACTACTCGAAGGCGATCGAAGTCCTTCGCGCCCAACTCCAGGGCCAGCACGCCGACCCACGCCTCCGCCTCCAGCTCGCCGACGTGCTGGTCTTGGCCGGCAAGGGTCGCGACGCCGTGGTCCACCTGACCGCCCTCGCCGATGAGTTCGCGCGCGAGGGGTTCGCGGCCAAAGCCATCTCCGTCCTCAAGAAGATCCAGAAGATCGACCCCGGACAGCGGGACGTGGATGTGAAGATCGCCGCCCTCATCCAGGAAAAGCAGCGCAATGCCACCGTGCTCCCCCCCGCGGGCTTCGAGATCGGCATGGAGGAGATCGGTTTCGAGCCGCCCCCTCGGGAGAGTGCGGTCGCGGTGCCCGAAGAACCGCTCTCGGCTCCGAGCGTGGGCGAGCCCCGGATGGCCCCCGAGGCCGAGGAGCCCCCCGCCCCTAGCCCCGAGCCAGAAGACGTGCCCGAGATAGCACTCGAGCCGGAGGCCCTCGAGGCCGAGCCCATCCTGGCCGAGCCCGCCTCCCTCGATCTCGTCCCTCTGGAGGCCCCCGCTCCATCCGCCCCGAGTTCGGTGGTCGACAACGACCTGCTATTCGCAGACGGGGTTGAGGAGGTGGAGCCGCTGACCGAACCCGAGCCCGCCTCTCCGGATCCCATGTCGGACAGCCACTTTGCCGAGGAGGTGCTGTCCCTCATCGACAGCGTGTTCCCCTCGGGGGAAGGGGCCGCGGCCGGCCCCGCGGGAGAGGCCCCGGCCACGGGCAGCCAGATTGTGGTGAGTCCGCTCTTCAAGGACTTCTCCGTGGACGAGATGGTGGCCGTCATCCAGGGACTGAAGCTGCTCACCTTCAAGCGGGGGGACGTGATCCTTCGGGAGGGAGAGCCCGGTGAGAGCCTCTACATGCTCACCTCGGGCATGGTCCGCGCTTTCCGGAAGGACGCCGCCGGCCTTCAGGTCAAGCTGGGCGACCTGAACGAGGGGGTCTTTTTCGGAGAGGTCTCGATCTTGACCGGCAAACCCCGCTCCGCCACCATCGCCGCCCTCACCCGCTGCGAGCTACTGGAGCTGGACCGGCCCACCCTGGACTCGATCACCGCCACGCACCCCCACGTCTGGGACGTCTTGCAGGAGTTCGCCGACCGGCGGACGCCCCGCGGCTGA
- a CDS encoding lysophospholipid acyltransferase family protein, whose amino-acid sequence MQRALKTLLEALFRVLFTYECRGVENVPVRGPAVVAANHPSYLDPVLLSLEVPRPIRFMAWEALFKVPLLGALIRAFGAFPVDVRQGQGRAAYEKAKALVESGEVVGLFPEGKRSRTGWMEPSLREGAARLARETGAPLIPASIAGAYRAWPHFRSLPKPARIRVRFHPPIDPRAYQGLPEEGAISALLAELRRRVERSLLPGVKADLRMNVLYRSPAPWPRPHESLPALALALLVFWKSRSFLAVAPAYAYILYLLLDQWLIPQGRLVKWIRNASPVVFLLLYGGASLPTLGLPRVPAGEALLAVMAGALFPYLYERGRTALAFLQGLVLTLVFELGALYYWRTGLGPHVALPIFAAAYAWERRTVFWRYATPILVIYAVTVGRGLGGGIELLPHALAALVAWMVVRFLPTRSARTARTQPPSTLELGLR is encoded by the coding sequence ATGCAACGGGCGCTGAAAACCCTGCTTGAGGCCCTCTTCCGGGTCCTCTTCACCTACGAATGCCGGGGGGTGGAGAACGTGCCCGTCCGAGGCCCCGCGGTGGTGGCCGCCAATCATCCCTCCTATCTTGACCCCGTGCTCCTGTCCCTGGAGGTGCCGCGGCCCATCCGCTTCATGGCCTGGGAGGCCCTCTTCAAGGTGCCGCTCCTGGGGGCGCTGATCCGCGCTTTCGGGGCCTTTCCGGTCGACGTGCGCCAGGGGCAAGGCCGGGCCGCCTACGAGAAAGCGAAAGCCCTCGTGGAGTCGGGGGAAGTGGTGGGTCTGTTTCCCGAGGGTAAGCGCTCGCGCACGGGCTGGATGGAGCCGTCGCTCCGGGAGGGCGCGGCCCGCCTGGCCCGGGAGACGGGAGCACCCTTGATACCCGCCAGCATCGCGGGCGCCTATCGGGCTTGGCCCCATTTCCGGTCCCTGCCCAAGCCCGCCCGCATCCGCGTGCGCTTCCACCCGCCCATCGATCCCCGCGCCTACCAGGGCCTGCCCGAGGAGGGTGCCATTTCCGCCCTGCTCGCCGAACTGCGCCGACGGGTCGAGCGCTCGCTGTTGCCCGGGGTGAAGGCCGACCTCCGGATGAACGTCCTCTACCGGTCGCCCGCTCCCTGGCCCCGGCCGCACGAGTCGTTGCCCGCGCTGGCCCTGGCTCTGCTCGTCTTCTGGAAGTCCCGGTCGTTTCTCGCCGTGGCCCCCGCCTACGCCTACATCCTTTACCTCCTCCTCGACCAATGGCTGATCCCGCAGGGACGACTCGTCAAGTGGATACGCAACGCCTCGCCCGTCGTTTTCCTGCTCCTCTACGGCGGGGCCTCCCTGCCGACCCTCGGTCTGCCCCGCGTGCCGGCGGGGGAGGCCCTTCTGGCCGTGATGGCGGGGGCGCTATTCCCCTACCTTTACGAGCGCGGGCGCACGGCCCTGGCTTTCCTCCAGGGCCTGGTATTGACCCTCGTTTTCGAGCTGGGCGCCCTCTATTACTGGCGCACCGGACTCGGGCCCCATGTGGCCTTGCCCATCTTCGCCGCCGCCTACGCCTGGGAAAGGCGCACCGTCTTTTGGCGGTACGCGACCCCCATCCTGGTCATTTACGCAGTGACCGTCGGCCGCGGGCTGGGGGGCGGCATCGAGCTGCTGCCCCACGCGCTCGCCGCGCTCGTCGCTTGGATGGTCGTGCGCTTCCTGCCCACCCGCTCCGCCCGCACCGCGCGCACGCAACCCCCCTCTACGCTGGAGTTGGGGCTGCGCTAG